The Caldibacillus debilis DSM 16016 genome includes a window with the following:
- a CDS encoding MFS transporter, translated as MNVKDAIRETVFRFQLFAFSLVTSMLIFQYEILMNDRGVPIHLSLVVYSLSQIVIIFATLFWGKAITFARNKDRLIQISLIIRLVITVWMCIAEQKTLFILLFLLYHTVSSSIDIAFEGLMGRWSYRNRRPFGKFRLFGSMGYASSGLAAGFILSLTKNVNDLLVFILLLNFLIFLGNLFFPLNGEMEDPTAVRKGSGMGGKRVTALLFLCAVVVTLPNSFGVVLNNHYRTAFQLDVEAAVFWAGAALLLGSFLSEVTGFFFVDRLIERYGAKNIIFAGIGLSLLRWVIALFAGLPEVFTATYLFHGVSFAFLYLGCVNYVREKFGESAVSEVVVNFSLYAGIICFLLTQAFSLILTYFTTGFILSLFIFICLLMLIFYYFSFWK; from the coding sequence ATGAACGTTAAGGATGCGATCAGGGAAACCGTCTTTCGGTTTCAGCTCTTTGCTTTTTCGCTGGTTACCTCGATGCTGATTTTTCAATACGAAATTTTGATGAATGACCGCGGGGTTCCCATCCATCTGAGTTTGGTCGTTTACAGTTTATCGCAGATCGTGATCATTTTTGCCACCCTGTTTTGGGGAAAGGCCATCACCTTCGCCCGGAACAAAGACCGCCTGATCCAAATATCGCTGATCATCCGGCTGGTCATCACCGTTTGGATGTGCATCGCGGAACAGAAGACCCTGTTCATCCTTTTGTTCCTGCTTTACCATACCGTCTCATCCAGCATCGATATCGCCTTTGAAGGCTTGATGGGGCGTTGGTCCTACCGGAACCGACGCCCCTTTGGAAAATTCCGCCTGTTCGGCTCCATGGGCTACGCCAGCAGCGGGCTGGCGGCGGGCTTCATCCTTTCTTTGACGAAAAATGTGAACGATCTGCTTGTTTTTATCTTGCTCCTCAATTTCCTGATTTTTCTCGGCAATCTTTTCTTCCCGCTGAACGGGGAAATGGAAGACCCGACGGCCGTCCGCAAGGGAAGCGGGATGGGCGGGAAAAGGGTAACCGCCCTCCTTTTCCTTTGTGCTGTCGTCGTCACGCTGCCCAACAGCTTCGGCGTGGTGTTAAACAATCATTACCGGACCGCTTTCCAATTGGACGTGGAAGCCGCGGTTTTTTGGGCCGGGGCTGCGCTTTTGCTCGGCTCTTTTTTGTCCGAGGTGACCGGCTTCTTCTTTGTGGACCGGCTGATCGAAAGATACGGGGCGAAGAATATCATTTTCGCGGGAATCGGCTTGAGCCTGCTGCGGTGGGTGATCGCCCTGTTCGCCGGCCTTCCGGAGGTGTTTACCGCCACCTATCTGTTCCATGGGGTGAGCTTTGCCTTTCTTTATTTGGGCTGCGTGAATTATGTCCGGGAAAAATTCGGTGAATCCGCCGTCAGCGAAGTGGTCGTCAACTTCTCCCTGTATGCGGGCATCATTTGTTTTTTGTTGACCCAGGCCTTTTCCTTGATTTTGACCTATTTTACGACGGGATTCATTCTTTCGTTATTTATCTTTATTTGCTTGCTCATGCTCATTTTCTATTATTTCTCCTTTTGGAAGTGA